In the genome of Pontibacter actiniarum, the window GCTCCGAAAAGGTGTAGGCCTGAAACCACATAAAACTATGAAAATGGTAACTACCTTAATTCTATTGGCCACCCTCTTGCTGGGCTGTAGTCAGCCACAGGATATTGGCGCTTACCTGACAGAGCTACACGAAGGCGGAAAGCTGAACGGGAACGTTTTGGTCATGCAGAACGACACGGTGCTTTACGAGAGCTCTTTTGGCTATGCAGATGGCGGAAGAAAGCACCTGCTAACGCCCGCGCACCGCTTTGCTTTAGGCTCTATCCAAAAGGAGTTTCCAGGCGTCGCGATTATGCAGCTCAACGAAAGAGGGCTTCTTTCGCTCGAAGACAGCCTGTCTCACTTCTTGCCTCACCTCCCTTGGTGGGCAGATAAAATCAGCGTCAGAAACCTGCTGCAGTACTCCAGCGGGCTGCCCCACGTGGACTGGGAGGCCCGTTTTGAAAAGGGAGTAGCCAGGCAAACAGAGATTTTACAGGATCTGTCAAAGCTAGAGGAGCTAGAGTTTGAGCCCGGAACCGACTATCTGTACTCCAACTACAACCCTCTGTTGTTACAGAGTATTGTAGAAAGCCTGTCGGGAATGCCTTTCAAAGCTTATGTGGAGCAGAACATACTCCTTCCTTTTGAACTTGACGGGATCGTGATCAAGGAGGAGTATCCCTACAAAAACACAGAGTTAATGGCGATTCCATTTGATGAGGACTTCAAAGTGGATGACTACCAGGTGGAGTTGATGACCGTTTGTTCCTCGGCCAGAGGCATGTATACTTGGTTTAGCAGGCTCGACGACTACAAGATCATCACAAAAGAGTCGATGAGGCAACTCTCCGAGGAAGCCATGGAAGGCGATAACATTCAGGCGCCTCTGGGACGGTGCGACTGGGAGGACGGTGACATCAAACTACATTTGCACCACGGCAACTCTAAAAATTACGAGTCCTTGGTACGTCATTACAAGAAGGATGGGCTTGTAGTTGTCCTGCTAACGAATCAGGAGCATGAGAACCTCCATGATATCGCTGATAACATCTATGCGTTAGCACAAAGAAAGGGAGCAAAGTAAGTACAAGGCAGCTGCCAGACAAGGCGCACCGTACACCGCGGCATCCCACCCTACACTACCACAGATACCGCTGCCCCTGGCAGCGTAAAGTACCGCAAGTAAGTATAGCGCAGCCGGCCTAGTTTAAACGCACTTAGTACGGCATAACAGTGCGCCGCTAGCTAAGTACTTGTAGCAGTTTTTGTTTATTCGTTGTTGTTTGATGAGTGACCTTGGCGAAGCCCCATCTCCTCTCCTCTGGCCAAGAGGAAGGTGAAGGCTTCGTCATACTCATTCTTCACCTTGCCCTCAAGTATCGCCTCCGTCAGTACTTCTTTCAGGTCACCCACCGTTTTAGAAGGCTTCAGCCCGAAAGTTTCCATAATCACCTCGCCCGTGATCACAGGCTGGAAGTTGCGCAGTTTGTCGCTCTCCTCCACCTCCACCAGGCGCTTCTCCACCTTGTCGAAGTTTTGCAAGTAGCGTTTTACCTTGTTGTCGTTTTTGGAGGTGATGTCGGCGCGGCAGAGCTTCATAAGGGCATCAATGTCGTCCCCGGCCTCAAACAGCAGCCTTCTGATGGCAGAGTCCGTTACTGTCTCTTTTACCAGCGCAATGGGCCGCAAGTGCAGGCGCACGAGTTTCTGCACGAACTTCATGTGCTCGTTCAGGGGCAGCTTCAGGTCGCGGAACAGCTTGGGCACCATACGGGCGCCGCGGTCTTCGTGCCCGTGGAAAGTCCAGCCTACTTTAGGGGAGAAGCGCTTGGTGTCGGGTTTGGCAATGTCGTGCATAATGGCCGCCCAGCGCAGCCACAGGTCATCCGATACCTGCGCCACATTGTCGAGCACCTGCAGCGTGTGGTAGAAGTTATCCTTATGCGAGTTGCCGTTGATCGTCTCCACGCCCTGCAGCTCCACCATTTTCGGGAAGATCAGGTGCAGCAGCCCGGAGGCAAACAGAAGTTTGAAGCCGTAGCTCGGGGTGGGCGAAAGAATAATCTTGTTCAGCTCGTCAGTGATCCGCTCCTGCGACACGATCTTGATGCGCTCCTTGTTGTCGATGATGGCATCAAACGTGTCCGGGTCAATATCGAACCCTAGTTGGGAGGCGAAGCGGATGGCGCGCATCATGCGCAGCGGATCATCGGAAAAGGTGATACCCGGCTCCAGGGGAGTGCGGATAATCTGGCGGCGCATGTCCTTCACACCGTCAAAGGCATCTATCAGTGTGCCGTAGTTCTCTTTATTGAGGCTAATGCCCAGGGCGTTGATGGTAAAGTCGCGCCGGTGCAGGTCATCGTCCAGCGTGCCCTGCTCTACTTCCGGCTTGCGCGAGTGTTCCCGGTACGACTCCTTGCGGGCCCCCACAAACTCTACCTCCCACTCGCCTGCCCGCAGCATGGCGGTGCCGAAATTTTTGAAGATGGACACCTTTGGCCGGTGCGGCAGCTTCAGGGCCACCTGCGACGCCAACGCAATACCGTCGCCCACACACACCACATCAATGTCCTTCGAAGGCCGCTTCAGCACTAGGTCTCGCACAAAGCCGCCAATGACGTAGGCATCCACGCCTAGCTCAGCAGCTGCCTCGGCTACAACATTAAATATCGGGTGTTCGGGTAAAGTCACGTTGTCCATCATCAAAAAATAAAACCTCAGGCCACAGTAGCGCGGCCTGAGGTGCAAAAATAAGTATAACCAGCTCAATAACGAAAGCGGTTAGAGGTTAACTGTGTTATACTTTCTTTTTCTGCCGCCGCCCCCTGTCACAGCTGGTACAGCGCAGGCAGCGCCCGTTGGCCGGGCTTAGTCGCGCAGGACCTCCTGGCTTCCGTCCGGCCTGATGCGCACAATACGCGACGGCGTGGTGGCCATGTCATCGTCCTGGCGCCAGTTTACCACAAAGTCTACCCGCTTTTTTATCGTATCGCTTACGTCCGAGAAGGTTTTCGGCGACGCTTGCCCGCTAACGTTGGCAGAGGTGGAAACAATGGGCCTGTTAACCTGCCGGATAAGGCGATGGCAGAACTCATCGTTGGTTAGGCGAATGGCTACGGTGCCGTCCTCCGCCAGCACCTCTTGAGGCAGGTTCTGTGGGTTCGGGAAAACATAGGTGGTGGGCCTTTCCTGCCGCTCCAGCAGCTGGCCAAAGCCCTCTGGCAGCTGCTGCACGTAGCGCTGCAGCATCTCCTGGTCGGCTACCAGCAAAATCATGGCTTTCGACTCCTCCCGCTCCTTTATCTTAAAGATCTTACGAACGGCCTGCATGTTCTCCGCATCACAGCCGATGCCCCAAACTGTATCTGTGGGATACAGGATAACGTTTCCGAGCAGCAGTTCCTCTTCAGCTGCCTGTATTTCCTTTACTAACTGGCTCATATTTCTTGTTGTTAAACTGCTTCTCTGTTGGTTGCAAGCCGCTGGCCATCAGTGGCACAAAGCGCCGCGCGGTGCAACGCCCGCTTTTGGCGGCAGCTAGCGTATTTCCTGGGTTAGCTCAATCAGCACACCGTTCGCGCTCTTGGGGTGCACAAAGCAAACAAGCTTGTTGTCTGCGCCCTTCTTGGGCTGCTCGTTCAGCAGCGTAAAGCCCTCCCCTTTCAGGCGCTCCATCTCGGCCAGTATGTCTTCTACCTCAAAGGCAATATGATGAATGCCCTCGCCGCGCTTCTCAATAAACTTGCTGATGGCGCTCTCAGGGTTTACCCCCTCCAGCAGCTCAATCTTCGTCCCCCCTACTTTAAAAAAAGAAGTGTTCACCCCCTCTGAGGCCACATGCTCTGTTTTGTAGGGCTCCACGCCCAGTAGTTTATGGTAAAGCGCGTTTGCTTCGCTGAAGTTCTTCACAGCAATCCCAATATGTTCTACGTTTTTCATTTCAAATTTGTAATTAGTCTAAGTAAGCTTTTTTTGCTATTTTTGCATCGGATTCAAAACTAATAATTTCTTCAAACTGTTTAGTGAACAGGATAAAATACAGAAACTAAAGTTATATGCTAACATTACCGATATACCTGGATAACAACGCTACTACGCCACTTGACCCACGTGTGTTGGAGGCCATGATGCCTTACATGACAAACATGTTCGGTAACGCTGCCTCCCGTAACCACGCTTTTGGCTGGCAGGCCGAAGAGGCCGTTGATTATGCCCGCGACCAGATCGCATCGCTGATCAATTGTTCTCCAAAGGAAATCATTTTCACCTCAGGCGCTACAGAATCCGACAACCTGGCTATCAAAGGTGTGTTCGAGATGTATGCTTCCAAAGGTAACCACATTATCACGGCTACAACCGAGCACAAAGCTGTACTGGATACCTGCAAGCACATCGAAAAGATCGGCGGCAAGGTAACCTACCTGCAGGTAAACGACAAAGGTCTTATTGACCTGAAAGAGCTGGAAGAGGCTATCACGGATAAGACCATCCTCATCTCTATTATGTTTGCCAACAACGAGATCGGCGTTATCCAACCGGTTCGTGAAATCTCTGCGATCGCTAAAAAGCACGGTATCCTGTTCTTTACGGATGCAACGCAGGCAGTAGGCAAGATTCCTGTGGACGTTGAAGCAGACGGCATCGACCTGATGGCTTTCTCTGCCCACAAAATGTACGGCCCGAAAGGTGTTGGAGCCCTGTACGTGCGCCGCAAGAACCCACGTGTAAAGGTAACGGCCCAGATGGACGGCGGCGGACACGAGCGCGGCATGCGTTCGGGCACACTGAACGTACCGGGTATTGTTGGCTTAGGCAAAGCGGCCGAGATTGCGAAACAAGACATGGAGTCTGATACCAAGCGTATCGCCGCCATGCGCGACAGACTGGAGCGTGAACTGACAACAATTGAGGAGTCATACATCAACGGATCTACGGAGCACCGCCTGCCACACGTTTCTAACATCTCCTTTAAGTATGTAGAAGGCGAAGGTCTGATGATGGGCGTGAAAGACCTGGCGGTATCGTCTGGCTCTGCCTGTACGTCGGCTTCCCTGGAGCCGTCTTATGTACTGAAGGCCCTGGGCCTAAGCGATGACCTGGCACACTCCTCCCTGCGTTTCGGCCTGAGCCGCTTCACGACGGACGAGGAGATTGACTTCGCTATCGGCCACGTGAAAGAGGCTGTGGCCAAACTTCGCGACCTTTCTCCGCTGTGGGAAATGTTCAAGGAAGGCATCGACCTTAACTCTATTGAGTGGGCAGAACACTAAGACTTAATGATGAATTAGGAATTATGAATTATGAATGGCTTCTGAACTGAAACATCATGATTTATAACTCCTAATTCAATTCATAATTAATAATTCATCATTCGTAATTCTATATAGCCATGGCTTATTCAGATAAAGTAATCGACCATTACACTAACCCGCGTAACGTGGGTACACTAGATAAAGCAAAAAACAATGTTGGTACCGGCCTTGTTGGTGCCCCTGAGTGCGGCGACGTAATGCGCCTGCAAATTGAAGTAGACGAAAACCAGGTTATCACTGACGCCAAGTTCAAAACTTTCGGTTGTGGTTCTGCCATTGCCTCTTCTTCTCTGGCGACAGAGTGGCTGAAGGGAAAAACGGTAGACGAGGCGCTTGCCATCGACAACATGGCGATTGTGGAAGAGCTGGCCCTGCCGCCGGTTAAAATCCACTGCTCTGTACTTGCCGAAGATGCTATTAAAACAGCCATCAACGACTACAGAGTAAAGAACGGCCTCCCAGAGCTGGAGATGCCTAAGTCTCACCACTAAGAAACCCAGACTCTATGGAGTCAAATACGGATGTGCACGTAGAGAGTGCACGTATTCAAAAGCAGATTGAGCACCACTTAGGTATAAGTGGGACCAGTCTGCTTTTTGAATTCAGGCAGCTTGACAACAAGCTGCGCCTCGACCTGATTACAGTGAACCCACGCCACCAGCAGTCCTTCCTGTTTCACTCCGAAGTAGGCTACGACCGCGTGGATGTGCTGCGCAAAATGCTGGAATACGTGAAGAGCTACCGCGACATGGAAAGCTCCTACACGGTACAGTGGATGTCCAGAAACGATAAGGAGCTGAACACCTCTTACTTCCGGGCACGTAGCATGTATGAGGCGCTGGATAAATTATACTATGGCCGAGACATGAACACTATAACTGTTTTCAGTGTTGTAATGAATCCTGTCTCCTAAAATAAACGATTATGATCACAGTTTCAGACAAAGCAAAAGAGAAGGTAATAAAGCTGAAGCAGGATGCCCAGCTCGATGACTCATACCGCTTGCGTGCATCTGTTGCGGGTGGTGGCTGCTCCGGTCTTTCCTACAACCTCGACTTTGACGACGAGGTAAAACCGATGGACCAGGAGTTTGAGGACAAAGGCGTAAAGGTGGTCGTAGACATGAAGAGCTTCCTGTACCTGGCAGGCACAGAACTGGATTTCTCTGATGGCCTGAACGGAAAGGGCTTCTTCTTTAACAACCCCAATGCCTCCCGCACCTGCGGCTGCGGCGACAGCTTCTCTGTTTAATTCAGAAGAAATATCAAAAAGCAAAAAAGGCTCTGCTATCAACAGCAGAGCCTTTTTTGTGCCTGCCGGTGAAGCAGCAGAGC includes:
- a CDS encoding serine hydrolase domain-containing protein, whose product is MKMVTTLILLATLLLGCSQPQDIGAYLTELHEGGKLNGNVLVMQNDTVLYESSFGYADGGRKHLLTPAHRFALGSIQKEFPGVAIMQLNERGLLSLEDSLSHFLPHLPWWADKISVRNLLQYSSGLPHVDWEARFEKGVARQTEILQDLSKLEELEFEPGTDYLYSNYNPLLLQSIVESLSGMPFKAYVEQNILLPFELDGIVIKEEYPYKNTELMAIPFDEDFKVDDYQVELMTVCSSARGMYTWFSRLDDYKIITKESMRQLSEEAMEGDNIQAPLGRCDWEDGDIKLHLHHGNSKNYESLVRHYKKDGLVVVLLTNQEHENLHDIADNIYALAQRKGAK
- a CDS encoding CCA tRNA nucleotidyltransferase, with amino-acid sequence MDNVTLPEHPIFNVVAEAAAELGVDAYVIGGFVRDLVLKRPSKDIDVVCVGDGIALASQVALKLPHRPKVSIFKNFGTAMLRAGEWEVEFVGARKESYREHSRKPEVEQGTLDDDLHRRDFTINALGISLNKENYGTLIDAFDGVKDMRRQIIRTPLEPGITFSDDPLRMMRAIRFASQLGFDIDPDTFDAIIDNKERIKIVSQERITDELNKIILSPTPSYGFKLLFASGLLHLIFPKMVELQGVETINGNSHKDNFYHTLQVLDNVAQVSDDLWLRWAAIMHDIAKPDTKRFSPKVGWTFHGHEDRGARMVPKLFRDLKLPLNEHMKFVQKLVRLHLRPIALVKETVTDSAIRRLLFEAGDDIDALMKLCRADITSKNDNKVKRYLQNFDKVEKRLVEVEESDKLRNFQPVITGEVIMETFGLKPSKTVGDLKEVLTEAILEGKVKNEYDEAFTFLLARGEEMGLRQGHSSNNNE
- a CDS encoding L-threonylcarbamoyladenylate synthase — protein: MSQLVKEIQAAEEELLLGNVILYPTDTVWGIGCDAENMQAVRKIFKIKEREESKAMILLVADQEMLQRYVQQLPEGFGQLLERQERPTTYVFPNPQNLPQEVLAEDGTVAIRLTNDEFCHRLIRQVNRPIVSTSANVSGQASPKTFSDVSDTIKKRVDFVVNWRQDDDMATTPSRIVRIRPDGSQEVLRD
- the mce gene encoding methylmalonyl-CoA epimerase, translating into MKNVEHIGIAVKNFSEANALYHKLLGVEPYKTEHVASEGVNTSFFKVGGTKIELLEGVNPESAISKFIEKRGEGIHHIAFEVEDILAEMERLKGEGFTLLNEQPKKGADNKLVCFVHPKSANGVLIELTQEIR
- a CDS encoding IscS subfamily cysteine desulfurase; the protein is MLTLPIYLDNNATTPLDPRVLEAMMPYMTNMFGNAASRNHAFGWQAEEAVDYARDQIASLINCSPKEIIFTSGATESDNLAIKGVFEMYASKGNHIITATTEHKAVLDTCKHIEKIGGKVTYLQVNDKGLIDLKELEEAITDKTILISIMFANNEIGVIQPVREISAIAKKHGILFFTDATQAVGKIPVDVEADGIDLMAFSAHKMYGPKGVGALYVRRKNPRVKVTAQMDGGGHERGMRSGTLNVPGIVGLGKAAEIAKQDMESDTKRIAAMRDRLERELTTIEESYINGSTEHRLPHVSNISFKYVEGEGLMMGVKDLAVSSGSACTSASLEPSYVLKALGLSDDLAHSSLRFGLSRFTTDEEIDFAIGHVKEAVAKLRDLSPLWEMFKEGIDLNSIEWAEH
- the iscU gene encoding Fe-S cluster assembly scaffold IscU, with translation MAYSDKVIDHYTNPRNVGTLDKAKNNVGTGLVGAPECGDVMRLQIEVDENQVITDAKFKTFGCGSAIASSSLATEWLKGKTVDEALAIDNMAIVEELALPPVKIHCSVLAEDAIKTAINDYRVKNGLPELEMPKSHH
- a CDS encoding HesB/IscA family protein, translated to MITVSDKAKEKVIKLKQDAQLDDSYRLRASVAGGGCSGLSYNLDFDDEVKPMDQEFEDKGVKVVVDMKSFLYLAGTELDFSDGLNGKGFFFNNPNASRTCGCGDSFSV